TTATATAGACCATTGATTTTTGCAGAATATACTACTTAGCTGCTTTAACCCACACGAGCCCGACAATTTAGCAAGAGAAGCCAACGAAGAGCTCAGAAAAGCACAAGCTACTGCAGAGTCTAGCCATGTTTACCAATCTATTCCTTGTGGTGAACACATTCAAAAAGACGTTGCCTCCGAGCTGGTGTTTGGTACTCAAAGTTTATCTTCCGCTTTTCCACCTCGACAGGTAATATATCATCTTTCTCTCTTAATAACATAATGTCACTTTACGTTTAAAAAAATATCGTAGTTGTTTGTTTCTGTATACCTTACGCACCACGCAAAACCAACTTTACTTGTCTTTTTTTTATTAGACTGATGGAGGATTCGAGGCATTTACTAAGAACTTCAAGCAGTGCGAGATATGGAATGGTCCTCAAGGAAACAACAATCAAGAAGATCAAATTGTTAATACTATTGAAGGATCTGCTTACATGATCCCCCGCAAGCCCTTTGATCCTATCGGAAGACCTATCAATCCGTTTGGCCCTATCGAGCGACCCATCCCACGTTTGCCCTCTAGTTCTGAACTAGC
The DNA window shown above is from Brassica oleracea var. oleracea cultivar TO1000 chromosome C3, BOL, whole genome shotgun sequence and carries:
- the LOC106334165 gene encoding uncharacterized protein LOC106334165, producing MTTETESSHLTQSSSSLPPQPQNPVDHLRCNDSSTQGLQHDGMNNQGLQILPSDDFYSCIVFNITQLKNILLSCFNPHEPDNLAREANEELRKAQATAESSHVYQSIPCGEHIQKDVASELVFGTQSLSSAFPPRQTDGGFEAFTKNFKQCEIWNGPQGNNNQEDQIVNTIEGSAYMIPRKPFDPIGRPINPFGPIERPIPRLPSSSELAYLGFA